CTCGATCAAAAATTTTAGTTGcaacccgttgatttttttcttattaaaatgacgttgttttgattttaaaaaaattaaactaagcGACCCCGTTAAAACCCGAAACTCGGACCTTTGACCGAGccgggtctaaaaactatgacaaaaaatctcaaactatatattattatattattaatgaaaaatctcATCTTTCCATCTTTCCATgattattagagaataattttttttctcaattataagatataattaatcaaacatttatttaaactaaaatactGGTAGAGAAATAAACAAAGAACAATattgtattttgatttattagaaatttaaatctaaatttatttaatattaaaagaaagagaacaagaGGCGAAAAGGACTGCCACGGGCATAATGAGAAAATCACCGGTCACAAACAAGACAGTGTGACCAAAAACATCTTGTAGGAACATaacatttattaaatcaatgttgatatactcctttttttttttaaaaaataaaattcgaacataatttttttttttgaagaaaggaATGAcactaatttttatataatattaagataaaaaatatattaaatttacttgaattaacatgtaaaatttatggagaatcttgaaaaataaaatataattataatatcaaatagttttttaaatctaactaattttgttatttatgttaaaaaacttTGATTAACACGACCAGTAAACTAGTGAAACCTGTAAAATCAGCCGCCGGGTCTGCCATGTTCTGATGTTATCAAAAGTACTGaataatgatcacaaaatacCTTAATTGATGTGATACATCGATTTTGCAAAACGGTATCCATACTATCGATCTTTgaacaaaaacacatttttttcgAAACATTTTTCGAAATATAGATCATAAATACCTTCATTATTTATCAGCTTGATGCTTGATTAATAATTCTAAGCCATGACCTGGTGTTGCTCAATATCTACAGCTAGCCATCCATCCATGGCCGCAAATTAATGCCTTCTACTGCGCGATCAAAGGGGCAAAGATCCAATCAGCCTCCTCCAGCTATTGACCCTTCCAGAACGCATCGAGACCCCGTTCCAGCCAGGCGGGTCTAGCTGTGACTCGGTCCAGGGTAAGTTTGTAAAAAAACTTGTATGATGTAGACAATGGCATTCGGACTAGCGTGTTAAATgtgtcaaataaatttaatgatgtAGACAGACAACAGTACAACAATGATGTCCAAAATCTAGATATGGAATAAAGTTTGCACTTGAGATCTTGGTCAGTGATTGAAGGaacttgtttcttttctctgtATCTTGGATTCAAATCTCATCTTGCACACCTGTTTTTCCTGCGGTGCCTTATATATTCATTGAGTTTGTAGGATGTTCAgcgagccgtgagattagtcgtgatgcgcgcaagctggctcgAACAcctacataaaattaaaaaaaaaaaagaaaaaaagtttgggGTGTAAAAGTCCAGGTCCTCCCAAAGTAAAGGGGGATCGATCTTATTATTTAAGGATGGCTCTGATACAGGCTTTGGATCACCAGAGAAACCTTAAAACAACAAACCTTGCTAGCCGCTGGACACATCTCGCCATGATGTTTCAAAGGCTATTTCTTCTCCAGTCTTTCTTACTGTTTTCCCTAACCACTGCAACTGCAAAACGTCTTAATACTATTCCAAGGCTTAGTCCAATAGGGCCAAGAGTTTGGCGAGACCAGCCTGATAAAACTACTTTGTGTTGTGGTCCCCGTGATGAAGAAGGTTTTGAAACCTGTTTTTACAACCAAACACTTGATCACTTCAACTATAGGCCTGAAAGCTATGACACATTTCGGCAACGATATGTGATCAATTCTGAGCATTGGGCTGGTGCGAATGCATCAATCTTAGTTTATCTTGGTGCAGAAGCACCGATTAATGGATATCGTGACGCTGCTGGGTTTCTACATGATAACGCTGTTAAGTTCAAGTCTCTCTCGGTATATATTGAGGTACGGATACAATTAGTTCACTTAATTTAATTAGGCTTGCCTATGCTTGTATTTGTATATATGTTGTCTTTGATACGTTGAAAAAGAACCTAATGATtggtgataataatttttttatatatgtatttatgtCATCGATCAGCACCGATATTATGGAGAATCAAACCCATTTGGATCAATGGGGGAAGCCTTGAATAATGCAAGCAAACGAGGGTATTTCAACTCAGCCCAGGCTTTAGCAGACTATGCAGCCATTATCATTCACATAAAGAATACACTAAGGGCTCAATATTCTCCAGTTATCGTCATTGGAGGATCATATGGTGGAAGTAGGTGGATTCGTACTACATTTTCTGCaagaatattattgatgaagacTTTGATTCCTTAATTCCTCTTCTCTCCATGTTTGTTAGTGCTGGCTTCGTGGTTTCGCCTCAAGTACCCTCACATTGCCCTCGGAGCCTTGGCCTCATCAGCACCAGTTCTTTATTTCGATGATATCACACCACATGATGCATACTATTCTGTAGTCACCAAGGAATTTAGAGTAATATATTTTGAGTTTTCACCtttaattttctcattttaaattagttttcttATATAATCGATCCAAAGTATATAAGATAATTAACATTGTTTTATACGTGGGAATCTTGCGAGTGCAGGAAGCTAGCGAGACTTGCTACCAGACTATAAAAACGTCATGGTCAGAAATTGATGAAGTTGCTTCTGAACAAGGTGGTCTCTCAGAGCTTAGCAAGAAATTCAACACTTGcaggtaatatatatatatatatatattttttaacgtTGCTTGTTCAACtgaataaatattcaatataatCTTACATGCTAATACATAGCcttgttatatattttgatctatTAACTATACTACGTAATTTTCCTTGCTGCAGTCCCTTGAAGAGTTGCAGTGAGCTCAAGGATTACTTAAGGTTAATGTATGTTTATACTGCTCAGTACAACAGGCCACCAAGAAATCGAGTTAACGACGTCTGTAAGGGCATAGATGACGGTGGTTTGGGGGATGGTATTCTAAGCAGAATATTTGGTGGTGTTGTTGCTTATTATGGAAACCTCTCGTGCTATGTCAATACACTCACCGACCCTGCAGCAGCTGGGGGGTGGGCATGGCAGGTACAAAAATTACTCTATTATTGTAAATGTTCATGAGACCTTTTCATGTTCTTTGTTTCTTCGCAAAACACAATCAACATACaattaatagattttatttagttacataattgcttgaggttttttatacaatttaagATAACGtaacatttcatttttattatatgtagtTTGCTAAATTCTTCTGTAAAATTGTGAACCACTATTCTTCACGCTGGTAGTATAGCAACCACTATTTTtgcatcaccaccaccatctaTTTGCCGTCCATCATTATTGCCagtaattaatcattataaccACTCTTCTACCACCACCACATCTTATGACCACCATTGCAATTACCATCTTGCCACTATTATCACCTATCATTGTCATTATCATAGAAATCTTCATTAGCATTATTATCactataaatattatcatttatatATTCATTCCAATATTCACAATCATAATTATTGTCACTTTTTCAGCTATTGTTATTATCACGAGTAACATCACTTATCtcatctattattattattattattattataattccaacaactataaatgaaaataaatatttttgtttttctaagaaaatatgttccttatcattttcaaaaagtgtaaaaataacttatttattaagaaaatgttttacaaaatagttttctagaaaaatattttcttataaaacaaacaagatagtaaaaaaataattttaattaataaggtttgtttttaattaatatcaattaGTGTTaggatattaatatttttttttgttattttttttttttatcatttttaatcatCGTGTCTTCAatttattcttcttattttattgataatttaatctttaaaattgaaTGTTGTGTGTTTAGAGATGCACTGAGATGGCGATGCCTCTAGATGTTGGGAATAATTCCATGTTCCAACCAAATCCTTTTGATTGGAAAGACTATATTGAGCGTTGCAAGAATTTGTATGGTGTCCCACCTCGTCCTCATTGGGTCACTACCTATTACGGAGGTCATGTATGTTCTCTTTAATTTCTCCTTTCAATTAACTCCTTAATCTTCTATTAATGCATTTTTTCACctccttctttattttttctttcactgcatatttatttattttgtttatcttgatctcgatttgatatttatttacttattatgGAGGACATGTATGTGTTTCTATTTGATATTttgtcccttttttttattttcatcacagGATTGATTGTATCTTGAACTATATAATAAAGGGCCGTGCTCCCTtattacatgattattaaataaatttaaagtactagaatttgggtttgttttctgttttgctAAGAACTATGCCGATTTTAATTTCAAGCTGTTGATGATGTTGAGAATTGTGGCAGGATTTAAAATTGATTCTTCAGAGGTTTGGTAGCAACATTATCTTCTCAAATGGGCTGAGAGATCCTTACAGTAGTGGCGGGTAAAGAAAGATCAAATCTTTTGTTGTGTCTCTTATAAGTAATCAGGAGAATGtttttcatctaattttataatcatCTTCCTTCTTTCATCGCAGGGTATTGAATAACATATCAGATAGTATTGTTGCGGTTACCACAGTGAACGGTattcattattaatttaattaactgcATACCATGCAGGCATAAATACGGAAAGTTATTAAATCTGGTATAAATGGTTAAATTAAAGCTCCACTTACCTAAttgagtattaaaaaaatattaaatttaattttgatcaagttATTAAATCGTGGATTGATGTATCGATCCAACCAGATCAAGTAAGATTAActtattgtttttatcttttaaaattaaaaaaaaatatcattttaattcatcTTAATATAACTTATTCAATTTATAACCTCAATCTTGAGCCAAATCATAAACTAAACCGGTTTAATAACTTCATACTAGCTAAATTTTGTTGGAATAtctgatttaataaaatatatatccttaattattttcttggatGTCCCTATCGATAGGATCTCATTGCTTGGACATACAACGAGCGAATCAAAGTAGTGATCCCTGTTGGCTGGTGATGCAACGTAAAAAAGAGGTGGAGATAATTGATGGGTGGATTGACCAATATTACGAAGATCTTCATGTGTTAAAAGATCCCTTTTTAATCATAAGAGGGGGAAAAAAAGTGGATGCTGTTGTTTCaggttaattataaaattaactgcAGTTGAATAAGAAACTATTGCAAGGATAATTGCTGGGCCACTTTGCCAGCTttaaataaagaacatgatATGTATGGTTATGTGTACTCCAGCTACAAATCCACTACGTTTCATTTAATAATAAGATGGCCAATTCCTCTTcaattctagtttttattttattttttgatgataaAGATTTATGAGTTTTGAATTACATAATATGGAT
This genomic interval from Populus alba chromosome 1, ASM523922v2, whole genome shotgun sequence contains the following:
- the LOC118046995 gene encoding uncharacterized protein, with translation MMFQRLFLLQSFLLFSLTTATAKRLNTIPRLSPIGPRVWRDQPDKTTLCCGPRDEEGFETCFYNQTLDHFNYRPESYDTFRQRYVINSEHWAGANASILVYLGAEAPINGYRDAAGFLHDNAVKFKSLSVYIEHRYYGESNPFGSMGEALNNASKRGYFNSAQALADYAAIIIHIKNTLRAQYSPVIVIGGSYGGMLASWFRLKYPHIALGALASSAPVLYFDDITPHDAYYSVVTKEFREASETCYQTIKTSWSEIDEVASEQGGLSELSKKFNTCSPLKSCSELKDYLRLMYVYTAQYNRPPRNRVNDVCKGIDDGGLGDGILSRIFGGVVAYYGNLSCYVNTLTDPAAAGGWAWQRCTEMAMPLDVGNNSMFQPNPFDWKDYIERCKNLYGVPPRPHWVTTYYGGHDLKLILQRFGSNIIFSNGLRDPYSSGGVLNNISDSIVAVTTVNGSHCLDIQRANQSSDPCWLVMQRKKEVEIIDGWIDQYYEDLHVLKDPFLIIRGGKKVDAVVSG